DNA from Rhinoderma darwinii isolate aRhiDar2 chromosome 6, aRhiDar2.hap1, whole genome shotgun sequence:
ataggaggaaaaccaagagagagccgcgtccttgaggccaatagagtggagcatgttaagtaggagtttgtggtctacagtgtcaaaggctgcagagagatccaaaagaatcaggagagaggatttaccgtccgatttagccgccaagagatcatttgagactttagtaagggcagtttctgtggagtgtagagtgcggaaaccagattgtaaggggtcaagaatggagttagcagagagatagcggataaggcgagagtagaccaagcgttccaggagtttagagatgaagggcagattagagactggtcggtagttggcagcgctggatgggtcaagtgttggtttttttcaataatgggtttataatggcatgtttaaaagcggagggaaagataccagaggaaagagagaggttaaatattttagtgaggtgactagtgacagctggggagagggactggaggaggtgtgaggggacaggatcactagggcaggtagtaggacgagaagaagagaggagcctcgagacttcttcttcagttattgggtcaaatgctgagagtgaagaagagggagtgcgggggggaaggggatcgatgttactaggggactgggagagaatatcatgccggatgttgtcaattttaactttaaaataattggccaggtcttcagcactgagatctgtgattggcgtctgcactttaggactaaggagggagtgaaaagtatcaaagaggcgttttggattattagatagtgtggagatgagacgtGAAGTAGAGAGGACATGAGAAAGCAGTCAATCAGCGGCGGCTAGGCAGGGAGCAGcgcggcagctcatgaatatgctGGACCTCACAGTGCTTGCatcgtgaaaaaaaacaaaccatcccATATtctcaaaagacaaaaaaaatacatataaaaaacacGCAACCTAACACACAAGTGACAGATTGCTTATATCAGTGTCTGCctcagggctcattcacacgagtgtgaatcTCATCCATGTGCAGTGCGTTGAaacagcacacggccccattgatttcagtggggctCCTAACACAAGCGTGAGTTCAGGCAGCGGGAGtcagttgcgtgaaactcactgcatgtcctatattggtgcgttttcacgcacctagctgcccattgaagcctatgggtgcgtgaaaaccacggatagcacacggatgcacatctgtgtgctgtccgtgttcaaCGCATAATTtccgttgaaaaaaaaaagataaaaagagaAGTGCttaagtgcttgcgagtgcgtgaaaaacatgccactcgcaaagcacactgatgcataacacaaCGCACACATTTACACGCGTTAATTGGTCACgctcatgtgaacatagcctcagcgAGGGTAGCATAATGTTGCAGATAatgttttccctttaaaaatcTAAGTGTACTACTAAAACAACTTGCCCTCTCCAAGTCAGGTAAGTGGCATATCTGCTTCCATGGGAATAAGCTGTCAGATTGGTTGCTAGGAACTTGCTGTTGTAACTTTTTAGGCAGTTTACACAAAGTGTTGTTGATTCTCtacaatataaaacaaacaaATTGATCTTTCTAGAGGCAACATCAATTAAGATGAAAAATACAATTTACCTTTCCTTTAGACCCGCCACCAACTGCTACCACCACTGCCTGCAACACTTTGTTTTGAGATTTTTCAGGAAGCACAATTCCTCCTTTGGTTACGGTCTCTTGAGCAATCCGTTCAACAAGAACACGGTCAAGTAATGGAAGAAAGTTCTTGAAAGCTCTTCCTGCCTGTACATAAGTAAAACAATTAAATATAAACATTTATACATCACATACAAAGCTTTtatatcttaaagggaacctgtcaccagcatttcacctattgaactttactcatccctcactggccgctcttatcaaaagttcattgccgttatcccctctcctaaactccttctctgactgtaaataacggcctgcaaacattttgcgtcttttatggtaataatccggtgtgcctttgtgcgcacacaccagaagaggacattaatgcacaagcgcgggattttgtgtgctggggaaggcgaggagctgtcaatcaaaagtaaggaggcggggtaaactcggaaagacttgaggaatgaagatctgactcttttcaaatgaagatctgactcttttctgctcattagtatACGGTTagagaacactaaaaaactgaatactaaagctacagagccgactaagaagacaattataggttatataggaatgatttttcacccactaccaccaggtagtgctggtttaataggtgaaatgctggtgacaggttccctttaagggtcagttcacaaactacattggaatcagcaccaaaaagcaGCCCTAACcaccccccattgattttaataggaggcagtctttttccccactcgcaggaaaaaaaaaaaagcgccatgTTCTTTTTCTCCagcagtttccacctctgaccgaggcagaaaaaaaaaaaaataaaaaaaaaacggggcCGCGGTTTGAGcggtttttgcccgcggtccaTCCATTAGATTTAACGgttgcaagcaaaaaaaaaaagacactgaaaGTAAAAAGCgctggcaattcaaaatctgcatcaaaattccttaagggtatgtgcatagtgtgatttcaggcgtatttcgggacatttacgcctttaaaaaaactgaagcagaacgcctacaaacatctgcccattgatttcaatgggaaatacggcgttcttttccgacggggcgtttttttttttacaactcattttcaaaaaaccgcACGTAAAAAGttgcctgtgaaaaagaagtgcatgtcacctcttgagccgtttttcattgacactagAAAAAcctctccaaaaacggccgtaaaaactttTCAAAATcatgagcagttttcccttgaaaacagctccgtattttcagacatttttgagttgcGTGTGCACATGCCATAAGGAATTctaaagcagatttttttctgtctgcaaaaaactctgaacTAGGCCTAACACATTTGGATATTCTCTAGACAGGGAATATGGGCATATTATACAGTTCACAGGCTAGTTCAGTCCTGGAACCCCTCATTGCAAACCATGATGATAGTGCATGTGGTAGGCAGACCGTGCCTACCACATGCACGATCATGGTCGGCAATGAGGAATTACAGGACTGAACCAGCCTGGAGAGCTTCCCTGTGAATTGACAGGGTTAGTGTCTCCTTCTCTGTACTACATACGGTAACCTGGGTTGCGAGCACCTCAACCCACATGATacattggttttatttgctgTTGTACATTGCTGATAATCTTGAACCAGTAAGACTTCTTAAATCCAGCTCTGTTGCATTATTTCTTAGGGGACGTTCACATATGTCCGACatccgcttcagtttacctccggcgtgttgaagaaaagccggatgtaaactgatgctagaacggatcctatAGCTTTCTATGGAATCTGTTCTGGAACAGAGGACATCAGTTGCGGCGCTGGACCTAGAAACGTTGCCTGCAGCATTTTTGGTTCTGGCTCCCAAgaaggtccggcgccgtatcccatctattttttattttttttgtaaatcgctttttttttttaaagatctgAGTAAATGAAATAGGTCTACACAGTAGTCGTATAACAAAAAATAGAattgacattaaagaggctctgtcaccagattataagtggactatcttgtacataatgtgatcggcgctgtaatgtcgattacagcagtgttttttatttagaaaaatcgaTCTTTTTGACGGAGTGtttaactttttggccaagtgagcgttgtacaaaggagtgtctgacactgaccaatcagcgtcatacacttctgcaCATTAGTTTAGACAGCACATagatatattgctatgtgcagccacatacacaaacactaacattactgccttgtcccgacaatgaatatacattacctccagccgggacgtgatgtgttttcagaatcctgacactttgctaatacaatcccgacactacagcacagcaggctGCGCTAGCTCCCAtcacctgcttgtttcagaagtgcccgggctctgcgactcagcagtcgcctttccgcccgagcGCTTCGTCACTCAGTGGCAtcgctgccgctgtagcagccagagcggctgctagcagcgacacCGGGCTTGAGGGCACCCGACGGTACCCCCATGGAcagcggcgccgctagcagctacaGCAGCAGCAATGCCACTATAGCAggtaggtatctccctgctctgctatctactaccgCGATTGTAgcaccctgaaggagtggaatccccatgtggccggggattccgctcctggacggagcgcttgatgtctcataTGAGACAGTGGAAGCCCCGATTACAGCATCGGCAACACTGTGTACAGGGACTCCGCTTCagcagttgcccctgatgtcactgtccatatatggacagagacatgaaggGGAGCGCTCcaggaatggaatccccggccaaagggggatttcgctccttcaggaagctacagtggcgctatctataggaaggggccgctacctacagagggaactgtggcactatctacagggtgtgtggcactatatacagagggcacgatTTCATTAACTATACATGAAactcatctgtttttaaaaatttgtcaaaaacggaaaacacagaacgggtacaaaacggatgcaaaactgccATCAAAAACTGACCTAGATGGCCGTTTTTAACACCCGACACCCATAACCTGCGTGAtgtggggtgggtaggagatgcagggtggtattgggtagctgtaaaggcgccagAAATCTACTCCTTGAAGTTATGGCTAGTGTTTGGagtcttttcaggctcccattGCTGTTCTGAAGAAcggatctgaggtcagtggacaccAGCTGCCTTCTAGGCTCCCTCTCTTGGCGCTGcgctgaatatgacacacgtgacattacaatgtgtgtgtcagttttgtgtagcgccaaggccggagcagaaaaggagagccctgacatggtacacaactagtgtctaatctatcatgtatccaatcagaCTATCCACCCCActtataaaattggcacattttcagacccctaGACTGCCTTTTTGGTGgagcattgtggtaaaaactgacaactgatggttttgtagtaaaaatcgtgaaaaagcctgatcGCAACTGAtaaatttttgcatcagtttcatgacaaaaaaaacctgatgcgATACGACATATTTGAACGcacccttagggcctgttcacatcagcgttggctttccgttccagggttccattGGgtaaaccccgcaatggaaagtcaaactgaaaccacagcttccgtcaccattgatatcaatggtgacggaaacattgctaatggtctccgttcgtcaccattccggcaggtttccatttttccgactgaatcaatagcgcagtcggacTACTAGTTTTGTTCCCTGATGAACCTGCCAATTTTCAGGGGAAACGGGATGGAACACAGTTTATTAGGTCTATCTTTTTAAGTCAATCAGAGCCACCTCTCTAGACATACAGATTTATTTTTCATCATGCACAGCCTACGTTTGTATGAGTATATCTTTtctggtagaattttttttttttcatttgcgctTAGCCATGGTTTTCAGGAAATACAATAAGACCactggtagttggcgggcacaaaCTTAATATCTAACAACTAAATGCCCTAAGGCAAAAatagccctatttcccaacttcCATATAGAAATAATGGATAAAATACTTTAATTAGGCTATTATAAGTAAGCTAACGAACCACATATATTGAATTAAATTTGTCAGTGTGAGCTGCTAGAAGATGAAATGTGGCAcaatagataaatagtgcatgcgCTTAGAACACCTATTATGATTATTGTCCAGACTGAGgtcagcggctgcagaacgcggagactaaggccccatgaacactaATGCctttaaaatatagaacatgtcctatttcaagccgtaattacgg
Protein-coding regions in this window:
- the HSPE1 gene encoding 10 kDa heat shock protein, mitochondrial — translated: MAGRAFKNFLPLLDRVLVERIAQETVTKGGIVLPEKSQNKVLQAVVVAVGGGSKGKSGEIRPVDVNVGEKVLLPEYGGIKVVLEDKEYYLFRDSDIVGKFLA